From the genome of Paracidovorax avenae:
GGCGGCCGGCGCGCCGGCCACCTTCTGCCGCACGATCTGGATGTGGTGCCGCAGCGCGTAGAGCTCGTCAGCGTACGACAGCGGCACGCTCACCTTCTCGACCTGGGCTTCCAGCCGGGCCAGTTGCGCCAGCAGTTCCTGCGGCGGCAGGCCCCCGGTCTCGAACTGGTCCTCGATCTCGCGCAGCCGGCCGTACCAGCGGAACACGCGCGAGCGCACCCGGAACTGGTAGAGCGGCGGCACGATGCGCGATAGCGGCAGCATGGCCGCCAGCAGCACGCCCAGCACCAGCCACATGCGCTCGACCAGGTTGGCGATCCAGAACGGCAGATAGCGCTGCAGCAGCGGCGGCGAGCCGTTGATCGCGCGCTCGCCCTCGGCGGCGATCGGCAGTTCACTGTGGCGCGTATTCGGAAAGTCGCGCGCCCGGTTGAACCAGCCCGCGCCGCCGTGCAGCGTCTGTGCGCTCTGCGCGAACAGCTGCAGCAGCGCCGGGTGCGTGCCCTCGCGCGCCAGCAGCGAGGTGGTGGAGGCCACCAGGCGCACATCGGAGGAAGGCACGTTGCCCGCGAGGTCCACCACGCCGCGCGGCAGCGTGACGGGCGTGAGGAAGGGGAAGCGCCGGGCATAGGCTTCGTTCTGAGGGAAGTCCATGAGCCGCACGCCGGGCGTCTGCAGCAGCATCTGCACCATCAGCGATTCGGGCGCGGAGGCGAACACCAGCGCGTCCAGCCGGCCCGCCAGGAAGTCCACCGTGGCGGGCGTCTGGCCCAGTTGCGTGCGGTGCACCCGGGCCGGATCCACCCGGTTGGCCTCCAGCAGCGTGTCCATGAGCGTCGGCACGCCACTGCCCGGCGTGCCCACGTTCACCCGCAGGCCGCGCAGCTGCGCCAGGCTGGTGAGGCGGCCATTGGCGGACACGCGCCGTGCCGCGTCGTCCCGGTAGAACAGCCAGATCGGTTCCACGAACAGGCTGCCCAGCGACTCCAGGTTTTCGGAGTCCTCCGGGCGCAGTTCGCCCGTGCCGCCCTGCACGAAGGCCAGGTCCGCGCGGCCCTCGCGCAACATCTGCAGGTTGGCCGAGGAGCCTTCGCTTTCGAGCAGCACCACATCGATGCCGTCCACCGCCAGGGCCTTGCGGTAGCGCTGGCCGAATTCGGCGTAGGCGCTCTGCGCGGGGCCGGTGGCCAGGGTGACGCGGCGCGGCGGGTTGGGCTGCAGCCACCAGTAGGCCAGCGCCACCAGCCCCACGGCCAGGAAGGCGAGCGGGCCCGCCGAGAGCAGCAGGTCGCGCACGTTCAGCAGGGCCGTGCGCACGCGCCGTGCGGCGGTGCGCGACCGGGCGGCGAGCATGTTCATGGCCAGGTCGCTCCCCAGGGGGCCGTGCCGCCCAGTTCCGCCGTGCCGGGCAGGTGCAGTCCCTGCGGCGTGGTGAACGACCGCGCCGCGAGCACCGCGCGCAGCGTGGCGCGTGCCGTGACCTCGGCTGCCAGGGTGGACAGCACCATCATGCCCGGCGAACGGCCCGCCAGGCCCGTGCCCAGCGCGAAGAGCGTGTCGCCGTCCGACAGCGTGTGCACGGGGTTGATGGCGCGCGCCAGCCCGTCGTGCGCGCACACCGCCAGCCGCCGCGCCTGGGCCTTGGTGATGGCGGCATCGGTCGCCACCACGCCG
Proteins encoded in this window:
- a CDS encoding TAXI family TRAP transporter solute-binding subunit; this encodes MNMLAARSRTAARRVRTALLNVRDLLLSAGPLAFLAVGLVALAYWWLQPNPPRRVTLATGPAQSAYAEFGQRYRKALAVDGIDVVLLESEGSSANLQMLREGRADLAFVQGGTGELRPEDSENLESLGSLFVEPIWLFYRDDAARRVSANGRLTSLAQLRGLRVNVGTPGSGVPTLMDTLLEANRVDPARVHRTQLGQTPATVDFLAGRLDALVFASAPESLMVQMLLQTPGVRLMDFPQNEAYARRFPFLTPVTLPRGVVDLAGNVPSSDVRLVASTTSLLAREGTHPALLQLFAQSAQTLHGGAGWFNRARDFPNTRHSELPIAAEGERAINGSPPLLQRYLPFWIANLVERMWLVLGVLLAAMLPLSRIVPPLYQFRVRSRVFRWYGRLREIEDQFETGGLPPQELLAQLARLEAQVEKVSVPLSYADELYALRHHIQIVRQKVAGAPAAPA